A single Patagioenas fasciata isolate bPatFas1 chromosome 16, bPatFas1.hap1, whole genome shotgun sequence DNA region contains:
- the TLDC2 gene encoding TLD domain-containing protein 2: MRGLRARYHLLPDQDEELPEGRGDPAGEEQPGWEGAPTAPALEEPCRLVLSAPSSILRDSEIQELGPHLPPRLTQQPWHLLYCTGRDGFSLRSLYRCGGRPGSPALLLIRDTEAQAFGAFSATTFRCSNGFYGTGETFLFSFSPELKVFRWTGRNNFFLKGDADLLMLGGGSGRFGLWLDGDLHHGGSHPCETFDNETLSPREQFCVQDLEVWGLA, translated from the exons ATGAGGGGGCTCCGTGCCCGCTACCACCTCCTG CCTGACCAGGACGAGGAGCTGCCCGAGGGACGTGGGGACccagctggagaggagcagccgggctgggaggGAGCCCCAACAGCCCCCGCGCTGGAGGAGCCGTGCAGGCTGGTGCTGAGCGCACCAAGCAGCATCCTGCGGGACAGCGAGATCCAGGAG CTGGGCCCCCACCTGCCCCCCCGGCTGACGCAGCAGCCCTGGCACCTGCTGTACTGCACCGGCCGGGACGGCTTCAGCCTGCGGAGCCTGTACCGCTGCGGGGGCCGCCCGGGCTCCCCGGCCCTGCTGCTCATCAGGGACACAGAGGCGCAG GCCTTCGGTGCCTTCTCTGCCACCACCTTTCGCTGCAGCAATGGCTTCTACGGGACAGGAGagaccttcctcttctccttctccccagagctgAAG GTGTTCAGGTGGACGggcaggaacaatttcttcctgaaagggGATGCAGACCTGCTGATGCTCGGTGGGGGCAG CGGTCGATTTGGGCTGTGGCTGGACGGGGACCTGCACCATGGGGGCAGCCACCCCTGCGAGACCTTTGACAACGAGACCCTCTCACCCCGGGAGCAGTTCTGCGTCCAGGACCTGGAGGTGTGGGGCCTGGCCTGA